One segment of Salvelinus alpinus chromosome 1, SLU_Salpinus.1, whole genome shotgun sequence DNA contains the following:
- the LOC139574362 gene encoding protein crumbs homolog 3-like codes for MEMTLLPDIAVWPGLLAGSVLLLVLGSNPSRVVGDNTTNSLPSNTTAPGPNIAAIVAPTVILGLLAIASAVLVWLFCVVRKKRQTEGTYRPSAEEQTGASSVETPDALKLPKEERLI; via the exons ATGGAGATGACACTGCTCCCAGACATCGCGGTCTGGCCTGGTCTCCTGGCTGGGAGTGTCCTACTCCTGGTCTTGGGGAGTAATCCTTCCAGGGTTGTGG GGGACAACACAACTAATAGTCTACCCTCTAACACAACTGCCCCA GGACCCAACATTGCAGCTATTGTGGCCCCGACTGTTATACTGGGGCTGCTGGCCATAGCATCTGCTGTGCTAGTGTGGCTTTTCTGCGTGGTGAGGAAGAAGAGGCAGACGGAGGGGACGTACCGGCCCAGTGCTGAGGAGCAGACGGGGGCCAGCAGTGTTGAGACACCAGACGCACTCAAACTGCCCAAGGAGGAGAGACTCATCTGA
- the LOC139574335 gene encoding tubulin beta-4B chain-like, giving the protein MREIVHLQAGQCGNQIGAKFWEVISDEHGIDPTGTYHGDSDLQLDRINVYYNEASGGKYVPRAILVDLEPGTMDSVRSGPFGQIFRPDNFVFGQSGAGNNWAKGHYTEGAELVDSVMDVVRKEAESCDCLQGFQLTHSLGGGTGSGMGTLLISKIREEYPDRIMNTFSVVPSPKVSDTVVEPYNATLSVHQLVENTDETFCIDNEALYDICFRTLKLTTPTYGDLNHLVSATMSGVTTCLRFPGQLNADLRKLAVNMVPFPRLHFFMPGFAPLTSRGSQQYRALSVPELTQQMFDSKNMMAACDPRHGRYLTVAAIFRGRMSMKEVDEQMLNVQNKNSSYFVEWIPNNVKTAVCDIPPRGLKMSATFIGNSTAIQELFKRISEQFTAMFRRKAFLHWYTGEGMDEMEFTEAESNMNDLVSEYQQYQDATAEEGEFEEEGEEEAA; this is encoded by the exons ATGCGAGAAATAGTGCATCTGCAAGCCGGCCAGTGCGGGAACCAGATCGGAGCCAAG tTCTGGGAGGTGATCAGTGATGAGCATGGCATCGACCCAACTGGCACCTACCATGGAGACAGCGACCTGCAGCTAGACAGGATCAATGTGTACTACAATGAGGCCTCAG GTGGGAAGTATGTCCCCCGTGCTATCCTGGTGGATCTGGAGCCGGGCACCATGGACTCTGTCAGGTCTGGCCCCTTCGGACAGATCTTCAGGCCAGACAACTTTGTCTTCG GCCAGAGTGGAGCTGGAAACAACTGGGCCAAGGGCCACTACACAGAGGGAGCAGAGCTGGTAGACTCTGTCATGGATGTAGTGAGGAAGGAGGCAGAGAGCTGTGACTGCCTCCAGGGCTTCCAGCTCACCCACTCCCTGGGTGGGGGTACTGGCTCTGGCATGGGCACCCTGCTCATCAGCAAGATCCGCGAGGAGTACCCTGACCGCATCATGAACACCTTCAGCGTGGTGCCCTCTCCCAAAGTGTCCGACACAGTGGTGGAGCCCTACAACGCCACCCTCTCTGTGCATCAGCTGGTGGAGAACACAGATGAGACCTTCTGCATCGACAACGAAGCCCTCTACGACATCTGCTTCCGCACTCTCAAGCTCACCACACCCACCTATGGAGACCTCAACCACCTGGTGTCAGCCACCATGAGTGGAGTGACCACCTGCCTTCGTTTTCCTGGCCAGCTCAACGCCGACCTCCGCAAACTGGCTGTCAACATGGTGCCCTTCCCCCGCCTGCACTTCTTCATGCCCGGCTTCGCCCCCCTCACCAGCAGGGGGAGCCAGCAGTACCGCGCCCTGTCCGTGCCTGAGCTCACCCAGCAGATGTTCGACTCCAAGAACATGATGGCGGCCTGTGACCCTCGTCACGGCCGTTACCTCACCGTGGCCGCCATCTTCCGTGGCCGCATGTCCATGAAGGAGGTGGACGAGCAGATGCTCAACGTCCAGAACAAGAACAGCAGCTACTTTGTGGAATGGATCCCCAACAACGTGAAGACAGCTGTCTGCGACATCCCACCCCGCGGCCTCAAGATGTCTGCCACCTTCATCGGCAACAGCACAGCCATCCAGGAGCTGTTCAAGCGTATCTCTGAGCAGTTCACTGCCATGTTCCGTCGTAAGGCCTTCCTTCACTGGTACACCGGAGAGGGTATGGATGAGATGGAGTTCACTGAGGCTGAGAGCAACATGAATGACCTGGTGTCTGAGTACCAGCAGTACCAAGATGCCACCGCTGAGGAGGGCGAGtttgaagaggagggagaagaggaagcCGCCTAA
- the LOC139574329 gene encoding tubulin beta-4B chain-like, whose translation MREIVHLQAGQCGNQIGAKFWEVISDEHGIDPTGTYHGDSDLQLDRINVYYNEASGGKYVPRAILVDLEPGTMDSVRSGPFGQIFRPDNFVFGQSGAGNNWAKGHYTEGAELVDSVMDVVRKEAESCDCLQGFQLTHSLGGGTGSGMGTLLISKIREEYPDRIMNTFSVVPSPKVSDTVVEPYNATLSVHQLVENTDETFCIDNEALYDICFRTLKLTTPTYGDLNHLVSATMSGVTTCLRFPGQLNADLRKLAVNMVPFPRLHFFMPGFAPLTSRGSQQYRALSVPELTQQMFDSKNMMAACDPRHGRYLTVAAIFRGRMSMKEVDEQMLNVQNKNSSYFVEWIPNNVKTAVCDIPPRGLKMSATFIGNSTAIQELFKRISEQFTAMFRRKAFLHWYTGEGMDEMEFTEAESNMNDLVSEYQQYQDATAEEGEFEEEGEEEAA comes from the exons ATGCGCGAAATAGTGCATCTGCAAGCCGGACAGTGCGGAAACCAGATTGGAGCCAAG TTCTGGGAGGTGATCAGTGATGAGCATGGCATCGACCCAACTGGCACCTACCATGGAGACAGCGACCTGCAGCTAGACAGGATCAATGTGTACTACAATGAGGCCTCAG GTGGGAAGTATGTTCCCCGTGCCATTCTGGTGGATCTGGAGCCGGGCACCATGGACTCTGTCAGGTCTGGCCCCTTCGGACAGATCTTCAGGCCAGACAACTTTGTCTTTG GCCAGAGTGGAGCTGGAAACAACTGGGCCAAGGGCCACTACACAGAGGGAGCAGAGCTGGTAGACTCTGTCATGGATGTAGTGAGGAAGGAGGCAGAGAGCTGTGACTGCCTCCAGGGCTTCCAGCTCACCCACTCCCTGGGTGGGGGTACTGGCTCTGGCATGGGCACCCTGCTCATCAGCAAGATCCGCGAGGAGTACCCTGACCGCATCATGAACACCTTCAGCGTGGTGCCCTCTCCCAAAGTGTCCGACACAGTGGTGGAGCCCTACAACGCCACCCTCTCTGTGCATCAGCTGGTGGAGAACACAGATGAGACCTTCTGCATCGACAACGAAGCCCTCTACGACATCTGCTTCCGCACTCTCAAGCTCACCACACCCACCTATGGAGACCTCAACCACCTGGTGTCAGCCACCATGAGTGGAGTGACCACCTGCCTTCGTTTCCCTGGCCAGCTCAACGCCGACCTCCGCAAACTGGCTGTCAACATGGTGCCCTTCCCCCGCCTGCACTTCTTCATGCCCGGCTTCGCCCCCCTCACCAGCAGGGGGAGCCAGCAGTACCGCGCCCTGTCCGTGCCTGAGCTCACCCAGCAGATGTTCGACTCCAAGAACATGATGGCGGCCTGTGACCCTCGTCACGGCCGTTACCTCACCGTGGCCGCCATCTTCCGTGGCCGCATGTCCATGAAGGAGGTGGACGAGCAGATGCTCAACGTCCAGAACAAGAACAGCAGCTACTTTGTGGAATGGATCCCCAACAACGTGAAGACAGCTGTCTGCGACATCCCACCCCGCGGCCTCAAGATGTCTGCCACCTTCATCGGCAACAGCACAGCCATCCAGGAGCTGTTCAAGCGTATCTCTGAGCAGTTCACTGCCATGTTCCGTCGTAAGGCCTTCCTTCACTGGTACACCGGAGAGGGTATGGATGAGATGGAGTTCACTGAGGCTGAGAGCAACATGAATGACCTGGTGTCTGAGTACCAGCAGTACCAAGATGCCACCGCTGAGGAGGGCGAGtttgaagaggagggagaagaggaagcCGCCTAA
- the LOC139574369 gene encoding zinc-binding protein A33-like, whose product MSSSVCLPEEDLSCPVCCEIFRDPVLLPCSHSFCKTCLQCYWNTSALRQCPVCRRRASKRTPPSNLALKNLCEALQQGRIQSSAEGNSVLCSLHGERLRFFCLVDKQPVCVVCQASKIHKNHDCVPTEKAAQDCKDELNVALKTLQNTLDSLIRLKGTSEEMLEPIKVISTDRQIKDLFVELHQFLYDEEAARLAALKEEEEEKIGLMNSTVTKAAAGMLYLKETITVITQEITDAEDMTLLRNFKATIERAQCTGQGPERISGALIDVAKHLCNLKYRVWKKMLLHVENTPVTLDPNTAHPCLFLSHDLTSLQYTSQPHRLPDNPERFHMSAEVLGMTGLSSGSHCWVVDTGCNNDWILGVACTSVTRNVEVQARPENVFWTMCLRDREYRAMTSPPTAMTVTEKLKRVRVQLDWDKGQVSFFGPADDDTPLYSFSHKFTEKVFLYFYTQSKHTLRILPERTCVTGQQSGAGHPCTVPD is encoded by the exons ATGTCATCCAGTGTCTGTCTCCCAGAGGAGGATCTCTCCTGTCCTGTGTGCTGTGAGATCTTCAGGGACCCTGTCCTCCTACCATGTAGCCACAGCTTTTGTAAGACCTGCCTACAATGCTACTGGAACACCTCAGCCCTCAGACAGTGCCCTGTCTGCAGGAGAAGAGCTTCCAAGCGCACCCCTCCCTCCAACCTGGCACTGAAGAACCTCTGTGAAGCTTTGCAACAGGGCAGGATTCAGAGCTCAGCGGAGGGGAACAGTGTACTTTGTAGTCTACATGGAGAGAGACTCAGATTCTTCTGTCTGGTGGACAAGCAGCCTGTCTGTGTAGTGTGCCAAGCCTCGAAAATACACAAGAACCATGACTGCGTACCCACAGAGAAGGCAGCACAGGATTGCAAG GATGAGCTCAACGTAGCACTGAAAACCTTACAGAATACTCTGGACTCCCTCATTAGACTGAAGGGAACCTCTGAAGAGATGCTCGAGCCCATTAAGGTAATCTCCACAGAT AGGCAGATAAAGGATCTGTTTGTGGAACTCCACCAGTTCCTGTATGATGAAGAGGCAGCGAGGCTAGCTGCtctgaaggaggaggaagaggagaagatagGGCTGATGAACAGTACGGTGACAAAGGCTGCAGCAGGGATGCTATACCTCAAAGAGACTATAACAGTCATAACACAGGAGATAACAGATGCTGAAGACATGACATTGCTCCGG AACTTTAAAGCCACTATAGAGCG AGCCCAGTGCACAGGGCAGGGTCCAGAAAGGATTTCAGGGGCGCTGATTGATGTGGCCAAGCACCTCTGTAACCTCAAGTACAGAGTCTGGAAGAAAATGCTTCTGCATGTTGAAAACA CTCCTGTGACCTTGGACCCAAACACAGCCCACCCCTGCCTCTTCCTGTCACATGACCTCACGTCCCTTCAGTACACCAGCCAGCCCCACCGTCTCCCTGACAACCCTGAGCGCTTCCACATGAGTGCAGAGGTCCTGGGCATGACCGGGCTTAGCTCAGGAAGCCACTGCTGGGTAGTGGATACAGGATGTAACAATGACTGGATTCTGGGCGTGGCCTGTACGTCTGTCACCAGGAATGTGGAGGTCCAGGCCCGGCCGGAGAACGTGTTTTGGACCATGTGTCTGCGAGACAGGGAGTACAGAGCAATGACCTCACCACCAACAGCCATGACAGTCACAGAGAAACTCAAGAGGGTCAGAGTGCAGCTGGACTGGGACAAGGGCCAAGTGTCTTTCTTTGGCCCTGCTGATGACGATACACCCCTTTACTCTTTCTCACACAAGTTCACAGAGAAAGTGTTTCTGTATTTTTATACGCAAAGCAAACACACTCTGAGAATCCTACCTGAGAGGACGTGTGTTACAGGGCAACAGAGTGGGGCAGGACATCCTTGTACAGTTCCTGACTAA
- the LOC139574324 gene encoding RNA polymerase I-specific transcription initiation factor RRN3-like translates to MEIEGRDFMNTPPLKTVRFGGNVVATLAKFKQGDTSDYELLKHQLADPDIKDAQIINWLQEFRNCVTQLSKDHEQLIYVALRLPWLGRSPAVVEEYLAFLSNLVSAQTVYLRACLKMVVSNFIPKRVKICEGGVDISDSDDDDENLPRSFDQCHQALQLIGRYVPSTSRFLVPILIENFPFVQKSSRTLECYVHNLLRVAVYIPSLRRDVLELIISRMLKLDVSAPRGEIEEVEENAVQQEMKGEQEEEGLFDMDEDECSVKSSPAGTNVMVHPVAERLDTLMVVLLAFIKDMCHVNGCLDVERTKDLYKDLVCVFDKLILPTHASCHVQYALFYLCSFRLALAEAFLEHLWRLLQSLSHPAVLRQSAAGYMGSFLARANFLPVATVRACLDLLVPWLHLYIDSQDSGSRAYCDITLHGPFYNACQAVFYTLIFRHRSILEGDMKKGLAYLQGLNLERIVMCQLNPLKVCLPAVTNMFAAITRKYQLVFCYTIIERNNRHVLPVVRSSVGGDCVSTNTNPLDSFFPFDPYVLKRSSKLIEPLYQVWEEPVDTITTKRVRQCSDADEDDFLRGESPETKGVMGMTPGSYESHLHSPSSVGSPPITFLQRPF, encoded by the exons ATGGAGATTGAGGGGAGAGATTTCATGAACACTCCCCCCTTGAAGACGGTGCGGTTTGGAGGCAATGTTGTTGCCACGTTAGCGAAATTCAAACAG GGAGACACCAGTGACTATGAGTTGTTGAAACATCAGCTGGCAGATCCAGATATCAAG GATGCCCAAATCATCAACTGGCTGCAGGAGTTCCGGAATTGTGTGACACAACTCAGCAAAGACCATGAGCAGCTGATCTATGTGGCTCTG AGGCTGCCGTGGCTGGGTCGAAGCCCTGCCGTAGTGGAGGAGTATCTGGCCTTCCTCAGTAACCTGGTATCTGCTCAGACGGTCTACCTCCGGGCCTGCCTCAAGATGGTGGTCTCCAACTTCATACCCA AGAGAGTGAAGATCTGTGAGGGAGGAGTGGACATCTCTGACTCGGATGATGACGATGAAA ACCTTCCAAGAAGTTTTGATCAGTGTCATCAGGCCCTGCAGCTGATTGGCAGATATGTCCCATC CACCAGCCGTTTCCTGGTGCCCATTCTGATTGAAAACTTTCCCTTTGTGCAGAAATCTTCCAGAACTCTG GAGTGTTATGTCCATAACCTTCTGCGGGTGGCGGTGTACATCCCCTCTCTACGACGAGACGTCCTGGAACTCATCATCAGTAGGATGCTCAAACTGGAC GTGAGTGCTCCtcggggagagatagaggaggtggaggagaacgCTGTGCAGCAGGAGATGAAAGGAGAGCAGGAAGAGGAGGGCCTCTTTGACATG gATGAGGATGAGTGTTCAGTGAAGTCCAGTCCAGCAGGGACCAATGTGATGGTCCACCCTGTCGCTGAGAGACTGGACACTCTCATGGTTGTGCTGCTGGCCTTCATCAAGGACATGTGCCACGTCAACG GTTGTCTGGATGTGGAGCGGACTAAGGATCTATACAAggacctggtgtgtgtgtttgataaaCTTATCCTACCTACACACGCCTCCTGTCACGTCCAATACGCCCTCTTCTACCTCTGCAGCTTCAGACTG GCTCTGGCAGAGGCGTTTCTGGAACACCTGTGGAGGTTACTGCAGAGCCTGTCTCACCCGGCAGTACTGCGCCAATCTGCCGCTGGCTACATGGGTAGCTTCCTGGCCCGTGCCAACTTCCTGCCCGTCGC TACGGTGCGTGCGTGTCTGGACCTGCTGGTCCCCTGGCTCCACCTATATATAGACAGCCAGGACTCCGGCTCCCGGGCCTACTGTGACATCACGCTACACGGGCCCTTCTACAACGCCTGCCAGGCTGTCTTCTACACACTCATCTTCAGACACAGGAGCATCCTGGAGGGCGACATGAAGAAAG GGCTGGCGTACCTGCAGGGTCTGAACCTAGAGAGGATAGTGATGTGTCAGCTCAACCCTCTGAaggtctgcctgcctgccgtcaCCAACATGTTTGCTGCCATCACCAG aaaGTACCAGTTGGTGTTCTGCTACACCATCATCGAGAGGAACAACCGCCATGTTCTCCCCGTGGTCCGCAGCTCCGTGGGGGGCGACTGTGTGTCCACCAACACCAACCCCCTGGACAGTTTCTTCCCCTTCGACCCCTACGTGCTCAAGAG GTCAAGTAAACTCATCGAGCCCCTCTACCAGGTGTGGGAGGAGCCAGTagacaccatcaccaccaagAGAGTCAGACAG tgctcGGATGCAGATGAGGATGACTTCCTGCGAGGGGAGTCGCCGGAGACAAAGGGGGTGATGGGTATGACCCCTGGCTCGTATGAGTCACACCTCCACAGCCCCAGCAGTGTGGGCTCACCGCCCATCACCTTCCTACAGAGACCCTTCTGA